From a region of the Caldanaerobius fijiensis DSM 17918 genome:
- a CDS encoding thioredoxin family protein — MEIKILGGGCANCKALERLTREVIEELNLNANITEVKDIQKILAYGVMSTPALVVNEKVLVSGRVPSKNEILNLIKAEVQ; from the coding sequence ATGGAAATTAAAATACTTGGCGGCGGATGCGCTAACTGCAAAGCACTGGAAAGGCTGACAAGGGAAGTTATAGAGGAACTTAATCTGAACGCAAATATAACAGAAGTTAAAGACATTCAGAAGATACTTGCATACGGTGTCATGAGCACACCAGCATTGGTTGTCAATGAAAAGGTGCTGGTATCAGGAAGGGTTCCATCAAAAAACGAAATACTCAATCTCATAAAAGCAGAAGTACAATAA